The following coding sequences are from one Paenibacillus sp. FSL R5-0912 window:
- a CDS encoding ABC transporter permease gives MTNLLPLIRNECLKIIKKKRFYVILLILLVLVPMFTYAQMRIAERSRDKFNSDWRLEVQQQITDNQNSLGSDRIPEEWKSYRRIFVQQLQYYLDHDVNPNEPSGVTFTREFLDNSVSLFIPLLIMAVASDLVSGERTTGTIKMLLTRPVKRWKVLFSKMTALMMFVSLIVLSAFIISYLVSGLAFGYKGFDVPVFTGFQLSGDTVDMTTVHAVPQWKYLLMQGGLIWFVSVVVALLAFMVSVLVRSTAASIVVMMAALIAGTILTNMASAWTAAKYLFMVNMGLTGYLAGTPAPIEGMTLAFSMAVLAIWGLAAVIISFAVFTKRDILN, from the coding sequence TTGACTAACCTGCTGCCGCTCATCCGCAATGAGTGCCTCAAAATCATAAAAAAGAAACGGTTTTATGTCATCCTGCTGATTCTGCTTGTGCTTGTGCCTATGTTTACCTATGCACAGATGCGGATAGCAGAACGGAGCCGGGATAAGTTTAACTCTGACTGGAGGCTGGAGGTCCAGCAGCAGATTACCGATAACCAGAACTCCCTCGGCAGCGACCGGATTCCGGAAGAATGGAAGTCATACCGGAGGATTTTTGTTCAGCAGCTGCAGTATTATCTGGATCACGATGTGAACCCGAACGAGCCAAGCGGCGTTACCTTTACCCGTGAGTTTCTGGACAATTCCGTATCCCTGTTCATTCCTCTGCTGATTATGGCGGTGGCCTCGGATCTGGTCTCAGGAGAGAGAACAACAGGAACGATCAAGATGCTGCTGACGCGTCCGGTCAAACGCTGGAAGGTGCTGTTCAGTAAAATGACGGCCCTCATGATGTTTGTCTCCTTAATCGTCCTGTCTGCTTTTATCATCAGCTACCTGGTGTCAGGGCTGGCTTTTGGATATAAAGGATTCGATGTTCCGGTGTTCACTGGCTTTCAGCTAAGCGGGGATACGGTCGATATGACCACGGTTCACGCCGTGCCGCAATGGAAATACCTGCTGATGCAGGGCGGTCTGATCTGGTTCGTCAGCGTAGTTGTTGCTCTGCTGGCCTTCATGGTGTCGGTTCTGGTACGCAGTACGGCAGCCAGTATCGTGGTGATGATGGCGGCGCTGATTGCAGGCACGATCCTGACGAATATGGCTTCAGCCTGGACTGCGGCCAAATATTTATTTATGGTTAATATGGGGCTTACCGGGTATTTAGCAGGTACTCCCGCACCGATTGAGGGCATGACACTGGCATTTTCGATGGCGGTATTGGCGATTTGGGGACTGGCTGCAGTAATCATTTCATTCGCCGTCTTTACGAAACGGGATATTTTGAATTAG
- a CDS encoding ABC transporter ATP-binding protein has protein sequence MQEASGEVVLSVQGVRKKIGRKWIIDDVTFDVRKGEIFGFLGPNGAGKTTTIRMLVDLIRPSEGTITVCGYNVNRDPEKALQYVGSIVENPEVYTYLTGWENLQHFARMQPGVDKARIAEVVDIVRLDQRIHDKVSTYSLGMRQRLGIAQALLGRPRLLILDEPTNGLDPKGIKELREFIRKLADEGLAVFVSSHLLSEIQLLCDRVAIISKGRVLAVGGVDELVARNSPYVLWELEPLKQARELLNSRPDIRLLELDEVTLDDSIIAGMGENSLITVMEEELIPEIVAVLVTDEVEVRAVHKINPTLEQLFLKLTEGETID, from the coding sequence ATGCAAGAAGCCTCAGGGGAGGTAGTCCTGTCCGTACAAGGGGTCCGCAAAAAAATAGGCCGTAAATGGATCATAGATGATGTTACGTTTGACGTCCGGAAAGGCGAGATATTCGGTTTCCTGGGTCCCAATGGTGCCGGCAAAACAACGACAATTCGTATGCTGGTTGACCTGATCCGGCCAAGTGAAGGAACAATTACCGTCTGCGGCTACAATGTAAACCGTGACCCGGAAAAAGCATTGCAATACGTAGGCTCCATCGTCGAAAATCCCGAGGTATATACCTATCTGACAGGCTGGGAGAACCTGCAGCATTTCGCCCGCATGCAGCCCGGTGTGGACAAGGCGAGGATTGCCGAGGTTGTGGATATTGTACGGCTGGATCAGCGAATTCATGACAAGGTGAGCACGTATTCACTGGGGATGCGCCAGCGGCTGGGCATTGCCCAGGCACTCTTGGGCCGGCCACGGCTGCTGATTCTCGATGAGCCGACGAACGGCCTGGACCCGAAGGGCATCAAGGAGCTGCGCGAATTCATCCGCAAGCTGGCGGATGAAGGGCTGGCCGTGTTCGTCTCCAGCCATCTGCTGAGCGAGATTCAGCTGCTGTGCGACCGTGTGGCGATCATCAGTAAAGGGCGGGTACTCGCCGTGGGCGGTGTGGACGAGCTCGTTGCCCGCAATTCTCCATACGTCCTGTGGGAGCTGGAGCCGCTGAAGCAGGCAAGAGAACTATTAAACAGCCGGCCGGATATCCGTCTGCTGGAGCTGGATGAGGTAACACTGGACGACTCCATTATCGCAGGCATGGGAGAGAATTCCCTGATCACGGTTATGGAAGAGGAGCTAATCCCGGAAATTGTCGCCGTACTGGTTACAGATGAGGTGGAGGTCCGGGCTGTGCATAAAATCAACCCAACACTGGAACAGCTATTCTTGAAGCTAACGGAAGGTGAAACTATTGACTAA
- a CDS encoding GDSL-type esterase/lipase family protein: MNDSKWTWRAVGLVSILATLLLIIGFVYAVSDIINPKGETLLSSLPQETAAPTAAATDELNILALGDSLAKGTGDNSGQGFVKRTLEALSADGGKAELLGNMGINGLTTAGLQSKLQEEGVQYALRQANVILISIGGNDLFRGSDIMGSGSSSGEAASSADTENPTNGIAPLGTESAANNTVEGSAPVPTASTDELTPESLLSALPDASGRLGSILDTIAGINPQAQIYYVGLYNPFGDIADLLVPGNQAVTAWNNAAMDIINTHSNMTLVPTFDLFNRHLNKYLSNDHFHPNGDGYQRISERIVQAVH; the protein is encoded by the coding sequence TTGAACGATTCCAAATGGACCTGGAGGGCAGTGGGCCTGGTATCCATCCTGGCAACTTTACTTTTAATTATAGGGTTTGTGTACGCGGTAAGCGATATTATCAACCCCAAAGGGGAGACACTCCTGTCTTCCCTCCCGCAGGAAACAGCTGCACCGACAGCAGCGGCAACGGATGAATTGAACATACTGGCGCTGGGGGATTCTCTGGCCAAAGGGACCGGCGACAATTCCGGACAGGGGTTTGTGAAGCGTACGCTGGAGGCGTTATCGGCGGACGGAGGCAAGGCGGAGCTGCTCGGCAACATGGGCATTAACGGCTTAACCACAGCCGGACTGCAGAGCAAGCTTCAGGAGGAGGGTGTACAGTACGCGCTGCGCCAGGCGAATGTAATCCTGATCTCTATAGGCGGCAATGACCTGTTCCGAGGCTCGGATATTATGGGATCAGGCAGCAGTAGCGGAGAGGCAGCATCGTCAGCAGATACGGAGAATCCTACGAACGGAATAGCACCGCTCGGGACTGAATCCGCTGCGAATAACACGGTAGAAGGTTCAGCACCCGTGCCTACAGCCTCCACCGACGAATTGACTCCCGAGTCTCTGCTCTCGGCTCTGCCTGATGCATCGGGGCGGCTGGGCAGTATTCTTGACACCATTGCCGGGATTAATCCGCAGGCACAGATTTATTACGTGGGATTGTATAATCCCTTCGGAGATATTGCGGACCTGCTGGTTCCGGGCAATCAGGCTGTAACTGCCTGGAACAATGCAGCGATGGATATCATCAACACCCATAGCAATATGACACTCGTTCCGACCTTCGATTTGTTCAACCGGCATCTGAACAAGTATCTCTCGAATGATCATTTCCACCCCAACGGGGACGGTTATCAGCGGATAAGTGAACGGATTGTACAAGCTGTGCACTAG
- a CDS encoding CAP domain-containing protein, with product MKSKTLRAMIGGSVAAVMALSISLPLQASAAAGATTATASDTNFAKFMEYFTQYNSKAFVFDGNTFTVSQTVIYKNPVATAPAATAKPVATAVPVATARPVATAAPVATAKPAVTPAPTAAPVATAKPVATPAPAVADSASSYIQQVVALVNKERAAAGLAPVSALDSLNKVAAAKATDMRTNNYFSHTSPTYGSPFDMMSAFGITYQAAGENIAMGQKTPQEVMTAWMNSPGHKANILSTNFNYIGVGFDNNYWVQEFIGK from the coding sequence ATGAAAAGCAAGACTTTAAGAGCAATGATAGGTGGAAGTGTAGCCGCTGTTATGGCACTTAGCATTTCACTTCCATTACAGGCAAGCGCAGCAGCTGGAGCCACTACGGCAACCGCTTCAGATACGAATTTCGCAAAATTCATGGAATATTTCACACAGTACAATTCGAAGGCATTTGTATTTGACGGGAATACGTTCACCGTATCCCAAACCGTTATTTATAAGAATCCGGTAGCGACAGCCCCGGCAGCAACAGCTAAGCCAGTGGCTACCGCTGTACCAGTAGCGACAGCTAGACCAGTAGCCACAGCTGCGCCAGTAGCAACGGCTAAGCCTGCTGTTACACCAGCACCGACGGCTGCCCCTGTGGCCACAGCTAAGCCAGTAGCTACACCAGCTCCAGCTGTCGCAGACAGCGCTTCAAGCTACATTCAGCAGGTTGTAGCCCTGGTGAACAAAGAACGCGCTGCTGCAGGACTGGCTCCTGTCTCCGCACTGGACAGCCTGAACAAAGTGGCAGCGGCCAAGGCTACGGATATGCGTACGAACAACTATTTCTCCCATACTTCCCCGACCTATGGATCGCCTTTTGATATGATGTCCGCGTTCGGTATTACTTATCAGGCAGCCGGAGAGAATATCGCAATGGGCCAGAAAACGCCGCAGGAAGTTATGACTGCCTGGATGAACAGCCCGGGCCATAAGGCTAACATTCTGAGTACGAATTTCAACTACATCGGCGTAGGCTTTGACAATAATTACTGGGTTCAAGAATTCATCGGTAAATAA
- a CDS encoding WG repeat-containing protein — translation MLRIKLNELGKENDNGLIMAEVWRWDGIGWNEAISQQEEDFIRADDELFVTIPAEAGLYRVDYSKKPLEALIILPEVDASGLRAELLHPAPFKLKEGTLWGYINNDGRTVIEPRYDYAEDFQENGLAVVQRKNYSGLIDSSGREKVKPLYSFIAPFAEGRAVVSDAKGYTFIDEKGKEVTSARYDYLNSLHEGRALFSKQNTTGGNSYYGYLDAQGKEVLPAVYLDAGDFNDGTALVKVAEGEYALIDPQGTVLHTYKYPFVGYPGEGLLAFQATENGKYGYLHTDGSIAIQPQFTAALPFSEGRAVINTAENYGNAYGLIDKQGKAIIPATYYEVQQLGENRVALGTPLYADQPYRGSRYVIADALTGRILSTHPLLGVNNYQNGLASVYDAKDTYFIDKSGKKAAQPPVIAGSGSLSFSGNLIRADVDQRTAYYDRRGKQVWRQNGVIPLRPPYSVLEKKYKPNRDYLVYYPVVEGIAISEVSRAVNDKLRSLSLAEGAGTGGAGQDFSYTGDFAVSFFRKNLLVLELSGYRFPFGAAHGMPTMLYEHINLRNGKFYTLSDLFKPGSRYVQKLSDIVGKQIANDPQYSYVFPDTYKGITADQPFYVDGEALYLYFAPYEIAPYAAGFPTFRIPYAEIMGLISTEGEFWQSFH, via the coding sequence ATGCTGAGGATTAAGCTGAACGAGCTGGGAAAAGAGAATGACAATGGTCTGATTATGGCGGAGGTATGGCGGTGGGACGGGATCGGCTGGAATGAGGCTATTTCGCAGCAGGAGGAGGATTTCATCCGAGCGGATGATGAGCTGTTCGTGACGATCCCGGCAGAAGCGGGATTATACCGCGTAGACTACTCCAAAAAGCCGCTGGAGGCGCTTATCATCCTTCCGGAGGTAGATGCCAGCGGGCTGCGGGCGGAGCTGCTGCACCCGGCTCCTTTTAAGCTTAAAGAGGGAACCCTGTGGGGCTACATTAATAACGACGGACGAACTGTGATCGAGCCCAGATACGACTATGCGGAGGATTTCCAGGAGAATGGCCTGGCGGTAGTGCAGCGCAAGAATTACAGCGGCCTGATTGACAGCTCCGGGCGGGAGAAGGTCAAACCGCTATATTCCTTTATTGCTCCGTTTGCCGAAGGGCGGGCTGTGGTTTCGGATGCTAAGGGCTACACTTTTATTGATGAAAAAGGCAAAGAGGTCACGTCCGCGCGGTATGACTATCTGAATTCGCTGCATGAAGGCCGCGCGCTGTTCTCCAAGCAGAATACAACCGGGGGGAACTCATACTACGGATATCTGGATGCCCAAGGCAAAGAGGTGCTGCCAGCGGTGTATCTGGATGCCGGGGATTTCAATGACGGAACGGCTCTGGTCAAAGTCGCTGAGGGTGAGTACGCGCTGATTGATCCCCAGGGAACGGTGCTGCATACGTACAAATATCCATTCGTGGGGTATCCGGGGGAGGGTCTGCTGGCTTTTCAGGCTACAGAGAACGGGAAATACGGTTACCTCCACACAGACGGCAGCATTGCCATCCAGCCGCAGTTTACAGCAGCCTTGCCTTTCTCCGAAGGGCGTGCGGTAATCAACACAGCAGAGAATTACGGTAATGCTTATGGCCTGATCGACAAGCAGGGCAAAGCCATTATTCCGGCAACTTACTATGAAGTCCAGCAGCTTGGTGAGAACCGGGTTGCGCTGGGAACTCCACTTTATGCCGATCAGCCGTACCGGGGCTCACGCTATGTGATCGCAGATGCGCTTACAGGAAGAATTCTCAGTACCCATCCGCTGCTCGGGGTGAACAATTATCAGAACGGGCTAGCGTCGGTGTATGATGCCAAGGATACGTATTTTATCGATAAAAGCGGTAAAAAAGCTGCCCAGCCGCCGGTCATTGCCGGCTCAGGATCGCTATCCTTCAGCGGCAACCTGATCCGTGCGGATGTAGACCAGCGTACTGCCTACTATGACCGCAGAGGCAAGCAGGTTTGGCGGCAAAATGGGGTCATTCCGCTCAGACCGCCGTATTCCGTGCTGGAGAAGAAATATAAACCGAACAGGGATTACCTGGTCTACTATCCGGTCGTGGAAGGTATTGCCATCTCCGAAGTGTCCAGAGCCGTCAATGACAAGCTGCGCAGTCTCTCACTCGCAGAAGGTGCGGGAACTGGGGGAGCGGGGCAGGATTTCAGCTATACGGGAGATTTTGCCGTATCCTTCTTCCGCAAGAATCTGCTGGTACTGGAACTCAGCGGATACCGCTTTCCATTTGGGGCGGCACATGGGATGCCGACAATGCTCTATGAGCATATCAATTTGCGCAACGGCAAATTTTACACGCTGAGTGATCTGTTCAAGCCTGGCAGCAGATATGTGCAGAAACTCAGTGATATTGTCGGAAAACAGATTGCGAATGATCCGCAGTATTCCTATGTTTTTCCGGATACGTACAAAGGCATTACGGCTGACCAGCCTTTTTATGTAGATGGCGAAGCGCTGTATCTCTATTTTGCCCCTTATGAAATTGCTCCGTATGCTGCGGGCTTTCCAACATTCCGGATTCCGTATGCCGAAATTATGGGCCTGATCTCGACAGAAGGGGAATTCTGGCAGTCCTTTCATTAA
- the mglC gene encoding galactose/methyl galactoside ABC transporter permease MglC, translated as MNVKKAQSFVTQNAIYIVLILLIMGIIIYEPSFMSINTLRDVLIQSSTRVIIALGVAFILITAGTDLSAGRVVGFTAVISASMLQIPDYSRRFFPDMPQVQVWLPILIAIVAGLLCGLVNGIIVSKLNVPPFIATLGTMLIVYGLNSLYFDMDPNQSQPIGGLRPDFTKIGSGFIGSGQYSIPYIVLIALAVAAVVWVLFNKTKLGKNMYAIGGNMQAAKVSGINVSKNLIYIYAIAGALYGLAGVLEAARTGGATNNYGNMYELDAIAACVVGGVSTTGGIGTVPGVLVGVIIFTLINYGLTFIGISPYYQLIIKGLIIIAAVSFDMRKYSSKK; from the coding sequence ATGAACGTTAAAAAAGCTCAGTCCTTTGTGACTCAAAACGCAATTTACATCGTGCTGATACTGCTGATTATGGGGATCATCATATATGAACCAAGCTTCATGTCCATCAACACCCTGCGTGACGTACTGATTCAGTCGTCAACACGCGTAATTATCGCGCTGGGGGTAGCCTTTATCCTCATCACAGCGGGTACCGACTTGTCAGCAGGCCGGGTAGTTGGTTTCACGGCGGTTATTTCCGCCTCCATGCTCCAGATACCGGATTACTCACGCCGGTTCTTCCCTGATATGCCGCAGGTCCAAGTATGGCTTCCCATCCTGATTGCCATTGTTGCCGGTCTGCTCTGCGGTCTCGTCAATGGTATCATTGTCTCCAAGCTGAATGTACCGCCATTTATCGCTACCCTGGGTACCATGCTCATCGTGTACGGACTTAACTCCCTGTACTTCGATATGGACCCTAACCAATCGCAGCCAATCGGTGGTCTGCGTCCTGACTTCACCAAAATCGGCTCCGGCTTTATCGGCAGCGGCCAATATTCAATACCTTACATCGTTCTCATAGCCCTGGCGGTCGCGGCCGTGGTCTGGGTGCTGTTCAACAAAACCAAACTGGGTAAGAACATGTACGCTATCGGCGGCAACATGCAGGCTGCTAAGGTTTCCGGTATCAACGTTTCCAAGAACCTGATCTACATCTACGCTATCGCTGGTGCCCTTTACGGTCTGGCCGGTGTGCTTGAAGCTGCAAGAACAGGCGGCGCTACCAACAACTATGGTAACATGTACGAGCTTGATGCCATCGCGGCTTGCGTAGTCGGCGGCGTATCCACAACAGGCGGTATCGGTACTGTGCCGGGTGTCCTGGTCGGTGTTATCATCTTCACCCTGATCAACTACGGTCTGACCTTTATCGGCATCAGCCCTTACTACCAGCTGATCATCAAAGGCCTCATCATCATCGCAGCTGTCTCGTTCGATATGCGTAAATATTCTTCGAAGAAATAA
- a CDS encoding sugar ABC transporter ATP-binding protein — MANAEFLLEMNGITKEFPGVKALDGVSIKVRPGSVHALMGENGAGKSTLMKCLFGIYSPDAGEIFLDGQKATISNSNDALKHGISMIHQELHPVPFRSVMENIWLGRFPTKGIGPIQFIDHKKMFTDTENLFKDLDIDLNPETLVGKLSVSKVQSIEIAKAVSFHSRVIVMDEPTSSLTSVEVEHLFRIIRDLQKRGVAIIYISHKMEEILEISDEVTIMRDGKKIGTWPSAELTTDLIISKMVGRDLTNRFPERTNVPGEVYMKVEGLTSPEPRSFKDVSFELRRGEILGVGGLVGAQRTEVIEALFGLRAIKSGSISIEGKKVKINSPQDAKKHGLALLTEERRVTGIFPVLSVHENGAIANLDHYKTPYFLLNGKKKKEEVDKMIEKLRTKTPTTKTQIMNLSGGNQQKVLLARWLLTEPEVLLLDEPTRGIDVGAKFEIYTIIADLAKQGKSIIMISSEMPELLGMSDRVMVMSEGRLTGILEGEQATETEVMRLAAQH, encoded by the coding sequence ATGGCAAATGCTGAGTTTTTGCTGGAAATGAACGGCATTACTAAAGAATTTCCCGGCGTTAAGGCGCTGGACGGAGTCAGCATAAAGGTAAGACCGGGTTCGGTTCATGCACTTATGGGCGAGAACGGTGCAGGCAAATCGACACTGATGAAATGTCTCTTTGGAATCTATTCACCGGATGCCGGTGAGATCTTCCTGGATGGCCAAAAGGCCACCATCTCTAACTCCAACGATGCACTTAAGCACGGAATTTCGATGATTCACCAGGAGCTGCACCCGGTACCTTTCCGCAGCGTCATGGAGAACATCTGGCTAGGACGTTTTCCGACCAAGGGCATCGGGCCGATTCAGTTCATTGACCACAAAAAAATGTTCACGGACACGGAAAATTTATTTAAAGATCTGGATATCGATCTGAATCCCGAAACTTTGGTGGGCAAGCTGTCCGTATCCAAGGTCCAATCCATTGAAATCGCGAAGGCTGTCTCTTTTCATTCACGCGTCATTGTCATGGATGAACCAACCTCTTCCTTAACTAGTGTAGAAGTTGAGCATTTGTTCCGGATTATCCGGGATCTGCAAAAAAGAGGCGTAGCTATTATCTATATATCTCACAAGATGGAAGAAATTCTGGAGATTTCTGATGAAGTAACCATCATGCGTGACGGTAAAAAGATCGGCACCTGGCCTTCGGCCGAGCTTACCACAGATCTGATTATCTCCAAAATGGTCGGCCGTGACCTTACTAACCGATTCCCTGAACGCACAAATGTTCCGGGCGAAGTCTACATGAAGGTGGAAGGATTGACCTCACCGGAGCCAAGATCATTCAAAGATGTATCCTTTGAGCTGAGACGTGGTGAAATTCTCGGTGTTGGCGGTCTCGTGGGTGCGCAGAGAACAGAGGTTATCGAAGCCTTATTCGGTCTCCGCGCCATTAAATCCGGCTCCATCTCCATTGAAGGCAAGAAGGTGAAGATCAATTCGCCGCAGGATGCCAAGAAGCATGGCCTGGCCCTGTTGACAGAGGAACGCCGTGTAACCGGTATCTTCCCGGTATTGTCCGTGCATGAAAACGGGGCAATCGCCAACCTTGACCATTATAAGACGCCTTACTTCCTGCTTAACGGCAAAAAGAAGAAAGAAGAAGTCGATAAAATGATCGAGAAGCTGCGTACCAAAACACCAACAACCAAAACACAAATTATGAATCTTTCCGGCGGAAATCAGCAAAAGGTGCTGCTGGCTAGATGGCTGCTTACAGAGCCTGAAGTCCTGCTGCTGGATGAGCCGACCCGAGGTATCGACGTTGGTGCCAAATTTGAAATCTATACGATTATTGCTGATCTGGCGAAGCAGGGTAAGAGCATTATCATGATTTCTTCGGAAATGCCTGAGCTGCTGGGCATGTCTGACCGTGTAATGGTGATGTCGGAAGGACGGCTTACAGGAATATTAGAAGGCGAGCAAGCTACGGAAACCGAAGTTATGCGTCTCGCTGCACAGCATTAA
- a CDS encoding galactose ABC transporter substrate-binding protein: MKKITSVLLASALLGAALAGCGGNNNAADTGNKANTGNAPATANSGSAAETPKVGVAIYKFDDTFMTGVRNAIDTAAKGIATVDIVDSQNSQPTQNDKVDLFVTKKYDGMLINPVDRTAAGVIIDKAKTADIPVVFLNREPLPEDMKKWDKVYYVGAKAEESGTMSGQLIVDYWKAHPEADKNGDGVLQYVMLKGEPGHQDAELRTTYSIQAIEDAGIKVEKLAEDTAMWDRVKGQEKMAAFLGSHGDKIEAVLANNDDMALGAIEALKAQGYFTGDKYMPVVGVDATAPAVQALQDGTMLGTVLNDANNQGKAAIVLASLLAKGETPTKETVGFDITDNQYVWISYKKITKDNVADAQ; the protein is encoded by the coding sequence ATGAAAAAAATCACTTCCGTTTTACTTGCTAGTGCTTTGCTGGGTGCTGCTCTTGCAGGCTGCGGCGGCAACAATAACGCTGCTGACACTGGTAACAAAGCTAACACAGGCAACGCTCCTGCAACTGCAAACTCTGGTTCAGCTGCTGAAACTCCAAAGGTTGGCGTAGCGATCTACAAATTTGATGATACTTTCATGACGGGTGTCCGAAACGCCATTGATACTGCTGCCAAAGGCATCGCCACTGTAGATATTGTAGACAGCCAGAACTCCCAGCCTACACAAAATGACAAGGTGGATTTGTTCGTCACCAAAAAATATGACGGCATGCTGATCAACCCGGTTGACCGCACAGCTGCAGGTGTTATCATCGACAAAGCAAAAACAGCTGACATTCCGGTTGTATTCCTGAACCGCGAACCGCTTCCTGAAGATATGAAGAAATGGGATAAAGTTTATTATGTAGGCGCAAAAGCAGAAGAGTCCGGTACGATGTCCGGCCAGCTGATTGTTGACTACTGGAAGGCTCACCCTGAAGCTGACAAGAACGGCGACGGCGTGCTGCAATACGTAATGCTCAAAGGCGAACCGGGACACCAGGATGCTGAGCTGCGTACCACCTACTCCATCCAGGCTATCGAAGATGCCGGCATCAAGGTTGAGAAATTGGCTGAAGATACTGCAATGTGGGATCGCGTAAAAGGACAGGAAAAAATGGCAGCCTTCCTCGGCTCCCACGGCGACAAGATTGAAGCCGTTCTTGCCAACAACGATGACATGGCTCTCGGTGCAATTGAAGCTCTGAAAGCTCAAGGATACTTCACTGGCGACAAATACATGCCGGTAGTAGGCGTTGATGCAACTGCTCCAGCGGTTCAAGCGCTGCAAGACGGCACTATGCTCGGTACTGTACTGAACGACGCTAACAATCAGGGTAAAGCGGCAATCGTCCTGGCGTCCCTGCTGGCTAAAGGCGAAACACCTACCAAAGAAACCGTAGGCTTCGACATCACTGACAACCAATACGTATGGATCTCCTACAAAAAGATCACTAAAGACAATGTAGCTGACGCTCAATAA
- a CDS encoding substrate-binding domain-containing protein, which produces MRSIRFWLTLLLCGVLWISVSSCFNSSPAYISTNKTRNIHLIVKMNKGDYWNTVKLGAEAAAKEFNVKLTFKAPDSESDIDEQVVMVEESIKEKADVIILAASSYMGLAQVVDQAAYYRIPVISVDAEVGSARVQAYVGSNGYEAGQKSAERLIQLLQGYGEVGIINFTNSSLNAGPGSTGSIDYGARDADEREKGFLNYAARYPNVKVVQISYTSSSTMEAETLTREMLEKHPNLRGIATLNEIASQGAAKVIQSLKMGNIKMVAFDSSPSMMESLQDGTVQATVIQNPFSNGYLAVKYAVEALEGVTIPERVDTGTKLIDLENMLWPENQKLLFPFVR; this is translated from the coding sequence GTGAGAAGCATACGTTTTTGGCTGACTCTGCTGCTGTGCGGGGTGCTCTGGATCTCCGTGTCGTCTTGCTTTAATTCGTCACCTGCTTACATCAGTACGAACAAGACGCGCAATATTCATTTGATCGTCAAGATGAATAAAGGGGATTACTGGAATACGGTGAAGCTGGGAGCGGAAGCTGCAGCGAAGGAATTCAATGTCAAGCTGACGTTCAAAGCGCCGGATTCGGAGAGTGATATCGATGAGCAGGTGGTTATGGTGGAGGAATCCATTAAAGAGAAGGCGGATGTGATTATTCTCGCTGCCAGCAGCTATATGGGACTGGCTCAGGTCGTAGACCAGGCAGCATATTACAGAATCCCTGTGATTTCAGTTGATGCGGAAGTCGGATCAGCCAGGGTACAGGCCTATGTAGGGTCGAACGGTTATGAAGCGGGACAGAAATCTGCGGAGAGGCTGATCCAGCTTTTGCAGGGATATGGCGAAGTCGGAATTATCAATTTCACCAACTCCTCTTTGAATGCGGGCCCGGGGTCTACAGGCAGCATTGATTACGGGGCCAGAGATGCGGATGAGCGCGAGAAAGGATTCCTCAATTACGCAGCCCGTTATCCGAATGTCAAAGTGGTGCAGATCTCCTACACTTCCTCAAGCACGATGGAGGCCGAGACCCTGACCCGGGAAATGCTGGAGAAGCATCCGAATCTGCGCGGGATTGCCACCTTGAATGAAATAGCATCCCAGGGAGCAGCCAAAGTCATACAAAGCTTAAAAATGGGCAACATAAAGATGGTTGCGTTTGACAGTTCCCCTTCCATGATGGAATCGCTGCAAGATGGCACGGTGCAGGCGACCGTGATCCAGAACCCTTTCAGCAACGGGTATTTAGCCGTAAAATACGCCGTAGAAGCGCTTGAAGGTGTGACTATTCCAGAGCGGGTGGACACTGGTACCAAGCTGATTGATCTGGAGAATATGCTATGGCCCGAGAACCAGAAGCTGCTGTTCCCTTTTGTCAGATAG